One Vicia villosa cultivar HV-30 ecotype Madison, WI linkage group LG5, Vvil1.0, whole genome shotgun sequence genomic window, ATTCAAGATTTCAATCAATACCTCGCAAACATGAGCGAGCACTATGATATTCCTAAAGTTGGTCCTGGATGATTCGCGGAGTTGTTCCAATATGAAGAAGGAAAATCCCTGACATTTGTATTAGTATGTTTAATATTGACACTATCTGCTTGCATAATAGTTTTTTTCACTACATATCTATATTTTGTTTTGGACTAAGATATACTTATGATAGAATTTGTGCAAGTATGAAGAAGTGATGTTTTTTATTGATAGAGAAGTGATGTTACTATTGCCTTCAatgaaatttcttaaatttataaATGTACTGTGAAAGGAAAATGCTTATATTATGTTAATTGTCATGGGGTGAGGAAATATATCCATAGCTCCAATGGTGGAAACTGATTGATCATCACAAGGAATTTTACTTTAAAACTAATTGCTTCttgtttcaaacaattcaaacatttgaAAAGGAATTGAATGATTATGCACAAACAGAAACACAAACCATTTTGCAGAATCTAATCACCAATTTGACAGATTATGTAGCAAACAGAAACACAAAAACTATTTTgcatgaagaaagaaaaaaaaaaagagattatgcaataaaatgggcataaaaaataacagaaaaccaTTCAGTCAATGTCGCCTACGTTTTTGAAAAACAGAAGCTCCACTGTCATTCAAAGAAATCTGGTTATTCTACGAACCAAACAAATACAATGCACACTACCTTTTTTTACATCTTGAAATTCTCACTCTTAGAACACTGACATATCACCACAAGTCCATGTATCATAGAATGTTTCTTCAAATTTCCTATACATATACTATCATACAAAGAAATATACATAAAGAACAACAGAGTTAGAAATAGAAAACACTTTTTTGCTAATATAGCACACTCATTAGCCACTAATGTCCCTACCACTTTAAAACTGAGTTTTTGTCCTCTATGGGTTGCATATTCAAAATGCAAACCAAGGGAAAGTTCATATAAGAGTTTTGTTCAAGAGTTACCCTCCATTGTTTCCCAAACATAAGGAAACCAATAAAAATTCCAAGCCGAAAAACAAATCCAAGTTCCACACTTAAAAAAACTCCAATCAATTGAACAAGATATCCCTCTACATGCTGATTGTGGATGCAATCACTATTCTTTATCATCTGAGTTTTTACTTCTATCATCTGAGTTTTTACTCAATGGAAGTTTATATACTCCATAGTTATTGTCAAAGTAAGAAGCTTGAAATGGCGGAAGTTGTGTGTCTATTGGGATCTTTCTCGTCAAATGATTGAAGGAGAGGTTCAAATAAGAAAGGAATGATGGGCTTGCAAGTGGCGAAGGAATTTCACCAACCAACCAAAGAGTTATTTGAGAGGTCTAAAGACTCTAACTGTTTCAAATTTCCTATAGACGGCGGAATTTCACCTAAGAAGCCATTATTTGAAAAGTTGAGAACATAAAGTGCTTTGAAGTCCATTAACACCTTTAACCAACTTCATCTGTTGACCTTTACTTGAAATTGTCAAGCTATCCTGATAATATGTAGAAACTTTTCGTTGAATTTGGTCATGTGAAAGATCTAGAAAGCTCAATGTAATTTTGTTTATCAAGAAACTTGGGAAAGTGTTCAAGTGGTACTTATAGATCAGAGTTAGAGATGCTCAATTCTTGCAGGTCACGAAGCGGCAATAAAACCATCTAAAACTGGTAAAATTTTGAACAAGGCTTTATAGATTTGTTTAGTTACAATATCAACCTCTGTTCATACATCACCCAGAGTTTTAACTTTTAACTTAACTCTTTGTGCAATCATCATCATTCGAATGAGGCATCTTTTCTCCCGCTTTCATTGCACGGGTCAGGTAAATAATATCTTACATGCATGACTGACTGATGTACGAAAAAGTCTACTGGTTTggctacttttcaaataaaattcaaactaCCATGAAAATCAAATTTTAGTGAAGGTCCAAAATCACTCCACACAATTGCAACAAGTGTAATCACACACTACTGGCCTCTAACTGCAACGGCGCAGTGAAACATTTTCGCAGTGCACTCGCAAAGAAGCGGGAATGATGTGTCATCCAAAACAAGAATAAGCAGTAAGGGCAGAGCCTGGAAGAATACATATAGAGAGAACCGGGGATATCAGAGGCCCAGGCAGCAGAGCAAGTTAACTGCAGAGTGGGAGTATAGATGCAGGCAGTAGTGTTTGCCACAATTTGATCCAATTCTATCACGTTTGTTTGATAAACTCAACAGTTAATTATGACCAAGTAGTTTTTGGTAATAGTTCTCATTTCTTGGAATAGAAAAGAGTTCTCTCACTCAATTACACACGAGAAATAATGTGAAAATGTTGCAATTTCCAAATATTGCTCATGCAAGAATGTAAAGGGGTAGGGAGATAGAATAAGCCCATTTAAATATCAAATCTTTTTTATTGTCTGCCAAAGCTTGACATGGAAGATGTTCCAAATTCAAATACCCAATGATACAAGGTTCAATCTATCCATGTTCTCACAATTTCCATCAAGGAATCCTGAATCCACATGCCCGCAGGCACTTCATGTTGTAAACAAATTTATTTGCATAAATACATACTGAAAGATGTTTCTTCTATTATTCTCTGGGAGACAAAAAACGAGGTGTGGCTGAATGACACGACTATAGCTACACATACAACTACATCAAAAAGCCAAGCCAGCGCCAAGAAAGGAAATAAATGTGATATGAAAGAATCGAACAACCAAATAAATAACACTCAGGACATTGCTACCACAGGATACTAGATTGCCTCTTACTACATGAATAACACAATACTTGAGCAAACTTGCAATCTTAAATTATCTCTTCAATTATCGGGCTTCATCCTCAAGGTTGCGGAAACCGTTAGTCAGGTCCTCATGGAGCTGAGTAAATTTGGCAACCAAAGCAGATTCCCCTTCAGCAGGATCCTCAAATTTCTGAGACCTGCAAAAACAACCAACCAACATAATAAGACCTACTTTACGTGTCAAAATAAGTCATCAAAGGTAGCTCTACAATTACTCACACTAAACGATAGAAGAGATCTCCCAAGCGATGCTTGATCAGGGTATAAGTTATCTTTTGACCATCAGTACCAGCTCCCCTCTCTACTGCCTGCACATGTAGCAAGTCTAATGTTAAAGATCtgaaattcaaatgcaattaagCCATCTTACTGAAATCTCTTTTCAGGCTGAAGTAATAACACACTATTATGACTGGGCTATGATAAAGAATACAAATAGAAGGGATGCATACAACCACTGCTAACAACCTACATGCCTACATTTGGATAGATTTTTCTTTATTCTAAAGTAATATttgttcaataaaaaaatttaagtaacATTGTTTGATTCCTTAAACCACCATACCTGATTTGCCAAATTGTAGAAATGAATAATGTTGCGCATCATCCAGACAGACTTGTAGAAAGGACAGAACTTGTCATATCTATTGCACACAAAATGTAACAATATAAGAGAGACATAAAATAAAAACACTAGCAGGGGAAATAATGTATCAAAGTTAACAATTTACAAGGGCCCTTACGGCGTAAAAGCATTTTGAGCAAGGTAATCCTCTCGCAAAAGTTTTGCAGTTTCTAAGGTGATCTTATCTCCTTCAGCTAAAGCATCCTTTCCTACAAGCTGGAACAAAGAAGGTGGGTGAATAGTCGGTCTAGTATAGTTTATTACTATATTACTTACAGATTAAGTAGATAGACATCCTGACTAActtttttcaaacaacaaaacaatACCGTAATTAGGATAATATGTTAAAGCTCAACTTATTAGATTACCCATTACATGGACAACTTATCAAACAAGGTTTAGACAGAACATTACTTAATAGTCTCTGTCATAGTCTCTGTCCTAAGTTATTTATGATACCACCTCTATTTCcaaaagaagctgaaaatttTCAACCCATGCTAGGAATGGGCGTGGGAAGATTTCTTTAACCAGCAACCAAGATGATTAACGTGCAAAGGAACACACCTGGACAATTTCATTAAGATCGTCTTCTCTTTGTAGAACTTCACGAGCCCTTGTCCTAATGTTTATAAAATCTGGATCAAATTGCTCATAAAAGGATTCGAGTGCCTGAAGATACCATAGAAATTATTAGGAAATCATGATATTTGGGAGCCCAAGCACAAACTATATCCATTACAAATGAAGGCAGCTTAAAAGAAAACATGAGTTGTGCAGATACCAACTCTAGGACATACCGTGGAGTACTTTGAATAAGATATAAGCCAGTTCACAGATGGAAAGTGCTTCCTCTGTGCAAGCTTTTTGTCCAAACCCCAGAAAACCTGCCAGGTAGCAAAAGATCAACTTACATGACGAATTCTAAAAGAACCGGTAAGAGAAGAAACAACTAGAGGGATCATAGTGACGATTGACAGAGTTTTAGTCATTTATGGGAATCAGAGAGACAACCAAATGCGAAATTCATTTGCGAGAAGTTGTCCTATATTTTGATAAACATATGTTTGACAGTGGAATATTACCTGAACTATGCTGAGAGTTGCAGATGTCACGGGATCTGAGAAATCTCCTCCAGGTGGAGAAACAGCACCAACAATTGTTACACTACCTGTTCTTTCAGGACCtccaagacattttactttcCCAGCACGTTCATAGAAAGAAGCTAAACGTGCAGCAAGGTAAGCAGGATATCCACTATCAGCAGGCATTTCCGCCTGTGGAAAACAACAATCTCATCAATTTTCAATGATCAATGCCCATGTTCCCCCATGTGTCTCATTAGTCATTATGTATAAACTTATATATTTAACATCAgtggagaaagaaattccaacatCAGAAACTAAATCTCCAAAAATAATATATCATGAAGAAGAAACAAATTCTTTCTGAAAGAAACCGGTGAACAACCGCCGCTGCATAATTGAAATTCTCACCAGTCGTCCTGAGATTTCACGCAATGCTTCTGCCCATCTAGATGTAGAATCTGCCATCATACTGACATTGTAACCCATATCTCTGAAATACTCAGCTAAAGTGATTCCTGAAATTTGAAAACAAAATAGTCAGAATATAATATATAGTTCGAAAAAAGTATTAAAACTCACATGCAGCACACATGTCAAACTATCTCATTATAAGGACAGTTAATATATAAAGTTTCAGCTCAGGTAAGAACTAGTGGAATATAAAGTGGCATATCAATATGCATATATTAGTCCCTCCTTAATTTTCACGCTAAGCGCAGTTAACTGTCTAGAAATAACAGATGCTGAGAAACACTACTTATTGCAATTATATGCACAGTTTGACATTCCAAATATTGACAACAGGAGAGAACTGGTAAAGAATAATTCTCATGAACAAAAAGAAGATTTAGATCTTAGGAAGTAAGAAATCACCTGTATAAATTGAAGCTTCACGAGCAGCCACAGGCATGTTTGAAGTGTTAGCCACAAGTGTTGTACGCTTCATGACAGACTCTTCACGACCATCAGGTAATGTCATTGTAAGTTGTGGAAAGTCCATCAGAACCTGAACAATCAGTAAAATGATTTCACCAGCCGAATACCAGCAAGCACAAATATTTCATAGAAATAACTTAAAAGGAAGCATACCTCAGCCATTTCATTTCCACGTTCTCCACAACCAACGTAAATGACAGCATCAGAATTTGAATACTGTAGAGGCGAAAAGGGAAGAATTAAGAGGTCTGCTGaattattgaaaaaatttataattacatcACCATTGTGCCTTGACATGGTGTGTTAGCTCACCTTAGAAAGAGCTTGACTAATGACAGTTTTTCCACAACCGAAAGCTCCGGGTATGGCACAAGTCCCACCAAGTACTGAGGGGAAAAGGGCATCAAGAACACGCTATACAAAACAGAAGTCATTAGGTACAAAACTATCCGAATTTTATCATACACACGGAACAGAATAAAAATTGAGCTTACTTGACCAGTAAGAAGAGGAGTATCAGCTGCAAGTTTTGATGCAACAGGCCTTGGTGTACGTACAGGCCAACTCTGAAATGGGTACAGTATTTTATGTTATAATGAAGGATAAGGAAGACCAATAATTCAataaagcaacaaaaaaaaagagatggCCACAAACCTGAAGCATGGTGAACTTCTTTTTTACACCTTGAAACTCAAGCTCCAACACAGTATCCTGCAAATAATGGAAAAATATTATCATATATCGCAAAAGATAAAGAGAAGCTCGAGAATGCAGGAAAAATGTGTATAAATACATTTAAGCTCGGGAAAGTTgtcataataaatatataaatatgaaaCACAAAGAAAGAGAGGCTGCAAACATATTCtaaacataaaaatgaaataatggaCTTAAGAAAGATCTTTTAATATAACCAGAGCTAAATAAacaattgaaaataaatttaaatgacAAACCTTCAAGGAATATTGGCCAGCCGGTGCTACGTAGGTAACCTTTCCCATGGCATCAGGAGGAAGTGCAACACGGTGTTCCATTAAACTGTTCTCGAAAACAGTCTGCAATAGTAAATAATGCATACAAAGAATCAGAAAACAAATCTACAAATAACAACTTATAAGCTAACCTAATTAGCTAGAAAACATACAGCGTATAAGTCTCCACCAGTTAATAGGTCTCCTTCACCTGTCACcaataataaaatagaatatcAGAATATGTGGACttaataatatttgttttctGCATAAAACTTCACCATAAAATGGAACAATATGTACCAATTTTCTTAGGCTGAAATTCCCAAAGTGTATCTTTGTCAAGAGCGGGAACAGAAACACCACGGGGAATATAGACATCAGCAGATATTCTTGCAATGGTTTTCAAAGGCCTCTGTCACAAAtagaaaatattcaaaatttgaaaGAACAAACCAGGAAGAGAAAACTTTAAACATCTCAATTAGATGCCAATTGAAATCAGATATAAAATATAACCAAATGTCTATAGAAAAGAGACAAACCTGAATTCCATCAAAAATATTTCCCAATATTCCAGGTCCCAACTCCACAGACAATGGCTGTTAAAAGACATAACGCTTATCAATCAAATCACGCGACAGCAAACGCAatcaaaataagagaaaatcgGATATCGAATCCAACCTTGTGTGTACGTAACACCGGGTCATTAACCATCAACCCAGCAGTTTCCTCGTAAACTGAAATTGCATACAACCAACAGATTTGATTCATTAAAAACTAACTACAATAGCAGAAAATCACGAATTATAAATTAATGCGTCTGTATCATCATAGTGTAGAAGTTATGCAGACCTTGGATAGTGGCAGAATCCCCTTCCAAACGAATAATTTCACCAATGAGATTATCACGACCAACACGCACCAATTCATACATAGCAGCTCCATTCATGCCATCTGCAACCACGACAGGTCCAGATACCTGTTCATTCCGCAAAATTCAACAATTCAGCTTTCAACACAACGTCCAAAAACACATCAATATGCCGATTTATCATATTCAAATTCTCAATCAAATCAGTAACCGCATCAATATGTCGATTTATCATATTCAAATTCTCAATCAAATCAGTATCAACAAATCACAACAACAGCTTACAAATAAAACAATAGTGTAACCATAAAACAGCAAAATAATTGATCAAAAAATTAGCAGATAGATCGCGCCGTCGTAAACAAAATCACGAATTAAACGATGTAAATTGTAAGTCGCAAACCAAAACACAAATTAAACTAAGCAAATCGTAATTCGTAAACCAAAACACAGACGAAACGATGTAATTGATGAATCGATGGTAGAATAAGCGAAATTCAGAATACATAAAACAGTGTGTAGCGATCGATCGATCAATATCAAAAATACAATAAGAACAAATCTAAGAGATGATACAGTATCGCAgtgaataataataaataaaggaaACGAAAACGATTGATTAACCTTGCGAACGTAACCGTATTCACTCTCCTTCTCGGAGTCTTCGAAAGTGGTCATGCGACCTCCAACAACGGCAGGCATTTTCGGATCGGAGATGAAATTCAAGATCTGAGAAGGATCAAAACCCAGGGGTTCCGATCAACACGAGATCCACTGATAGAGGAAGAACGAGAGAGAGAACGAGAGAGAGAAAGCTCTGAGAGAATTGAGAGTGTGGATTTGCAACTTCCTCTTTCTTATGCTGTTGTTATGATTGAATACGATACGTGAGAGAGAGTGAGTTTGTATTATTGTGGTGgtggtgattttttttttattacaacaAAAAAATGATCCGGTGCGGACACGTGTATCATGTATTGGGGAAATAGTGAAGCGGATTGGAGGATGCTCTTTCCTCTTTCATTTTCATTGTTCTAACCGTGTGACGTGTGACTTTATTTACTGATTTTTTATTTTctagataaaaattaaaattaaattaaataatatcagcCAAGCACTTTTTTATTCAAGTATCAGCCAAGTACTGCTCCTACTTCCCACGTCGCGATATATAGCGACTTCGCTATTATTAAATCATAGTGTtgcattttattatataaaaaaattgatttatatatatatatatatatatatatatatatatatatatatatatatatatatatatatatatatatatatatatatatatatatatgataaatataataaaaaaaacaaagttattaaaatttttaaaatattaattacttGTCGGGATAAATTTTGGGCctatttgttttggtttttttttaaatgattttcgtagtgttatataattttgta contains:
- the LOC131601048 gene encoding V-type proton ATPase catalytic subunit A produces the protein MPAVVGGRMTTFEDSEKESEYGYVRKVSGPVVVADGMNGAAMYELVRVGRDNLIGEIIRLEGDSATIQVYEETAGLMVNDPVLRTHKPLSVELGPGILGNIFDGIQRPLKTIARISADVYIPRGVSVPALDKDTLWEFQPKKIGEGDLLTGGDLYATVFENSLMEHRVALPPDAMGKVTYVAPAGQYSLKDTVLELEFQGVKKKFTMLQSWPVRTPRPVASKLAADTPLLTGQRVLDALFPSVLGGTCAIPGAFGCGKTVISQALSKYSNSDAVIYVGCGERGNEMAEVLMDFPQLTMTLPDGREESVMKRTTLVANTSNMPVAAREASIYTGITLAEYFRDMGYNVSMMADSTSRWAEALREISGRLAEMPADSGYPAYLAARLASFYERAGKVKCLGGPERTGSVTIVGAVSPPGGDFSDPVTSATLSIVQVFWGLDKKLAQRKHFPSVNWLISYSKYSTALESFYEQFDPDFINIRTRAREVLQREDDLNEIVQLVGKDALAEGDKITLETAKLLREDYLAQNAFTPYDKFCPFYKSVWMMRNIIHFYNLANQAVERGAGTDGQKITYTLIKHRLGDLFYRLVSQKFEDPAEGESALVAKFTQLHEDLTNGFRNLEDEAR